Proteins co-encoded in one Pirellulales bacterium genomic window:
- a CDS encoding alginate lyase family protein, with product MRFWITLIVCSLLSWLGVFGTAMGVAQSISLTDVQRKRLAEIVHGDKDAGAMFAAFKRQADQALNDQPKPIDKIQTEGKLPKDPVKLKTEESLADMGKLEALAFAYAVTAEPKYADKSREFLLVWAGTNHSKGDPIDDTNLEPLLFNYDLTRSTFSADERQAVDAYLRGVAAVELATAKSKDNNHFNNWHSHRLKIVGLIAFLLPDQALIDTTVRMYKEQIEHNIEPDGSTYDFHERDALHYHLYDLAPLLTLAIAAKANGVDLYSYQSPKGGSLGKTIEFLLPYAQGTKTHAEFVNSKVSFDRKRAEAGAKEYQSGSAFQPHSALTVLGLAEFFDPSLLDLVHTLSHGNSPKYPTWQIVLNEVRK from the coding sequence ATGCGATTTTGGATCACGCTGATCGTTTGCTCGCTGTTAAGCTGGCTTGGCGTCTTCGGAACTGCCATGGGCGTGGCCCAATCTATTTCGCTGACCGATGTGCAACGGAAACGATTAGCGGAAATCGTGCACGGCGATAAGGATGCCGGGGCGATGTTTGCCGCGTTCAAGCGTCAGGCAGACCAGGCATTGAACGACCAGCCTAAGCCCATCGACAAAATTCAGACAGAAGGAAAATTGCCCAAGGATCCCGTGAAATTGAAAACCGAGGAAAGCCTGGCCGACATGGGGAAGCTGGAGGCACTCGCCTTCGCCTACGCCGTAACCGCCGAGCCAAAATATGCGGACAAATCGCGCGAGTTCCTTCTAGTGTGGGCGGGAACCAACCACTCCAAAGGGGACCCGATTGACGACACGAACTTGGAACCGTTGCTGTTCAATTACGATTTAACTCGCAGCACGTTTTCCGCCGACGAGCGCCAAGCCGTGGATGCGTATTTGCGAGGCGTCGCCGCTGTGGAACTGGCCACGGCGAAAAGCAAGGACAATAATCATTTCAACAATTGGCATAGCCACCGCTTAAAAATTGTGGGCCTGATCGCCTTTTTGTTGCCCGACCAGGCGCTGATCGACACGACGGTAAGAATGTACAAAGAGCAAATCGAACACAACATTGAACCGGACGGCAGCACGTATGATTTTCACGAGCGCGACGCCCTGCATTATCATCTTTATGATCTGGCTCCCTTGCTGACGTTGGCCATCGCAGCCAAAGCCAACGGCGTCGATTTGTATTCCTATCAATCGCCTAAGGGAGGCAGCCTTGGCAAAACAATCGAGTTTCTTCTGCCTTATGCGCAAGGCACGAAAACGCACGCCGAATTTGTAAACTCAAAAGTCAGTTTCGATCGCAAACGAGCGGAAGCCGGCGCAAAAGAATACCAGTCGGGATCTGCCTTTCAGCCGCATTCCGCACTGACGGTGCTGGGATTAGCCGAGTTTTTTGACCCCAGCTTGCTGGATTTGGTGCACACGCTATCGCACGGCAATTCGCCAAAATATCCAACTTGGCAAATCGTTTTAAACGAAGTCCGGAAATAG